Part of the Methanobacterium paludis genome is shown below.
AGTGAAATTCGTACCGCCCCTTGTAATTGTATCATATGGAATATTTTATGTAATAAAAGTATTAGGACCTTCTTTACTGGGATTCACATGATCGTGGTGTAACTATGGGTATATTGAAAGAGGAATCTGCACAAACTTCAGCCGAGCTTATTCTAATTGTAGGTGGTATAATAGTAATTGCAATTGTGGCTGCTATTTTTTACAAAAATTATGTTAACGGGCTTGGAAATGAGATAAACAACACAGACGTTGCAAACGTTAACAACAATATAACTGACCTTAAAAATGAGTTTTAATGGTCATGATTAATCAGTTGAATAATGTAATAGTCCCTAAATTGCATTAAATTGAAATTCAATATTAAAGGTTTTATATTAATTATCATTTTATTATTAACAATTTTAACTAATTTTATTAGAAAACGTCTACATATTAAAGTCCATATATTAAATCTTTAAGATTTCATAAAACTAATTTACATAGACAAACACAATTAATTCGAAATCTCAAGATCTAGTTAAAGGAGTGTTTGAATATGAAAATGTTGATCAATGGGAACCTAATAGACAGAGATGAAAAGATAGATGTAAAAAATCCTGCAACAGGCAAGATCGTTGATACTGTACCCCTGTGCAGCCGTAAAGATGCAAAAAATGCCATTATGGCAGCAAACGGATCAAAAAGGACCATGCAGGAAATGTCAGCCCGTAAAATATCCAGAATACTTTATGACATTTATGAAGATGTTTCAAAAGTCTCAGACCAACTAGCAGAACTTATAACATTAGAAACAGGTAAGGTTATCAGAGATTCTAAAGAAGAGATGAAAAGATCAATTTTAACCCTACAGCTAGCTGCAGAAGAGTCAAAAAGGATATATGGCGAGACAATTCCCATGGACGCCGGAATAGGTGGTAGAACAACACTAGGATTTACAATTAAATTACCTATTGGTGTTGTAAGTGCAATAACTCCTTTTAATTATCCTGTTAACCTTGCAATGCACAAAATCGCTCCAGCACTTGCAGCAAAAAATACTGTGGTTTTTAAACCTTCCCAAAAAGCCCCACTTGCCGCTTTAAAACTTGCACAGCTTCTAGACAGCCACCTACCAGATGGTGCCATTAACGCGGTTACAGGGAAAGGAAGTGTTGTGGGAGATGAGATGGTGACAAGCAGTCTCGTGAACAAGGTATCATTCACAGGCAGCATTGAAACAGGTGTTTCAATCTCAAAAAGAGCAGGAATGAAAAAATTAACGCTTGAACTTGGTGGAAACGATCCATTAATAGTCCTTGAAGATGCTGATATTGAAAAAGCAGCATTATCCGCAGTAAAAGGCGCATATCTCAATGCTGGCCAGGTCTGCATGGCTGTGAAACGTATAATTCTTCAAAACAGCATTGCTGATGAGTTCACCGACAGGTTAGTGGAAGAAACAATGAAACTGAAAGTTGGAGATCCTATGAATCTTAAAACAGATTTAGGACCCCTTATTGATGAAGAAGCAGCCATAAAGGTTGATAAAGTTGTGGAAGAGTCTGTGGAAGATGGTGCTGAGATCCTATGTGGTGGAAAACGTAAAGGTACATTCTACACTCCAACAGTGCTTGACAACGTTAACCCCCAAATGAGGATCGTGAGGGAAGAAACCTTTGGACCAGTTGCACCCATAATCCGCGTTCAAAGTGTTGATGAAGCATTTGATGTTGCAAACGATACCAAGTACGGCTTACAGGCAGGAGTATTCACAAATAGTGTTGAAAATGCTTTAAAA
Proteins encoded:
- a CDS encoding class III signal peptide-containing protein, with product MGILKEESAQTSAELILIVGGIIVIAIVAAIFYKNYVNGLGNEINNTDVANVNNNITDLKNEF
- a CDS encoding lactaldehyde dehydrogenase; this encodes MKMLINGNLIDRDEKIDVKNPATGKIVDTVPLCSRKDAKNAIMAANGSKRTMQEMSARKISRILYDIYEDVSKVSDQLAELITLETGKVIRDSKEEMKRSILTLQLAAEESKRIYGETIPMDAGIGGRTTLGFTIKLPIGVVSAITPFNYPVNLAMHKIAPALAAKNTVVFKPSQKAPLAALKLAQLLDSHLPDGAINAVTGKGSVVGDEMVTSSLVNKVSFTGSIETGVSISKRAGMKKLTLELGGNDPLIVLEDADIEKAALSAVKGAYLNAGQVCMAVKRIILQNSIADEFTDRLVEETMKLKVGDPMNLKTDLGPLIDEEAAIKVDKVVEESVEDGAEILCGGKRKGTFYTPTVLDNVNPQMRIVREETFGPVAPIIRVQSVDEAFDVANDTKYGLQAGVFTNSVENALKAAKVIEAGGVMINKQSTFRTDNMPFGGFKMSGMGKEGVKYAVEDMTRSKLIVFG